A segment of the Amycolatopsis thermophila genome:
TGCCGCACGGTGCACGGGCCCGCGGCATGCCGGTCGCCGCGCGGATGCTGCGCAAGGCGTGGCTGCGCTCGACGTTCCCGCCGGTGGAGTTGTTCGCGGGCCGGGCGGACGTGGTGCACGGAACGAACTTCGTGCTGCCCGGTGCGGCGCGGGCCGCGGGCGTGCTCACCATCCATGACCTGGCTTTCCTCGACACGCCCGGTGAGCTGCCGCCCAGCGACCGCGAGCTGCCGGAACTGGTCCGCCGCGGCGCCGCCCGCGCGGACGTCATCTGCACGCCGACGGAGGCCGTCGCGGACGCGGTCGCGGCCCGCTTGGACGTCGACCGCGGGAAGATCGTGGTCACGCCGCTGGGCGTGGACGCGGCCTGGTTCACCGGGCACCCGCCCGACGAGCCGATGCGCGAGCGTCTGGGCCTGCCGGAGCGGTACCTGTTGTTCGTCGGCGCCGCCGGCCCGCGCAAGGGGCTGGAGTGGCTGCTCAAGGCCCACGCCGCCGCGGACGACCTGCCCCCGCTCGTGTTCTCCGGCCCCGGGCCGGCACCGAGCACGCCCAGGGCCCGGCGGTTGGGTTACCTGTCCGAACGGGACTTGCACAACGTGATGGCGGGGGCGGCCGCGCTGGTGCTCCCGTCGCGGGACGAGGGTTTCGGACTGCCCGTGCTGGAGGCGCTGGCCTCGGACGTGCCCGTGGTGTGCTCGGACATCCCGGCGCTGCGCGAGATTTCCGGCGGGTTCGCCCACCTCGTGCCGTATGGGGAGATGGACGCCCTGATCAGCGCGCTCCGGGAAGCCGTCGCCGAGCCCCCGTCCGCGTCGGTGTCCATCGAGCGCCGAGCCCACGCGGCGGGCTTCACCTGGCGCCGCACGGCCGAAACCACCCTGGCCGCCTACCGCCAAGCCGCCCAACGCTAGGGGCGCGCCGCCCTCAAAGGAGCTGGGTGGTCATCCCGTCGCCTGAGGCCGTCACATCACTGTGAGCCAGGCCCGCACCCTGCGCCGGGTCCGGCGGCCGAAGAACACAAGCGTGCGGGCCTGGCTCACAGTGATAGGCCTCGATCAGGCGACGGGATGACCACCCAGCGACCCACTGCATGAGGTGAGATGACTGCATTCCCCGGTCATCCCGGAGCCTGCCCGTCCGGCGAGGACATTCTTTTGATCTTTTCCCACCGCTTCGCGGCGGTGGGCGCCTGCGGCGCCGAACGGTCACCTTGGGTGCCGACCTCCCCCGCCCCCTCCGGGTGGAGTGTTTTCGGTCGCCGAGCAGGCGTGTCAAGGCGGGAAAGAGTACCTTGACACGCCTGGTCGGCGACCAAAGGCGGGCTGGGGATCGGGGGCGGGGGAGGTCTGGTGACGTCGCGCCTCGCCTGGCGTTGCCGGGCGCCTGGGGGGTGCGAGGAGGTCTGGCGAGGTCCCTGGTC
Coding sequences within it:
- a CDS encoding glycosyltransferase family 4 protein; amino-acid sequence: MAERALRVLLDGTPLLGDRTGIGRYTASLAEELASMSEVDMRAVAFTLRGWRRLRYVLPHGARARGMPVAARMLRKAWLRSTFPPVELFAGRADVVHGTNFVLPGAARAAGVLTIHDLAFLDTPGELPPSDRELPELVRRGAARADVICTPTEAVADAVAARLDVDRGKIVVTPLGVDAAWFTGHPPDEPMRERLGLPERYLLFVGAAGPRKGLEWLLKAHAAADDLPPLVFSGPGPAPSTPRARRLGYLSERDLHNVMAGAAALVLPSRDEGFGLPVLEALASDVPVVCSDIPALREISGGFAHLVPYGEMDALISALREAVAEPPSASVSIERRAHAAGFTWRRTAETTLAAYRQAAQR